The following coding sequences are from one Triticum dicoccoides isolate Atlit2015 ecotype Zavitan chromosome 4A, WEW_v2.0, whole genome shotgun sequence window:
- the LOC119286910 gene encoding microsomal glutathione S-transferase 3-like, translated as MAVLVELTKEYGYVVLTVVAYAFLNFWMSFQVGAARKKYKVFYPTLYAIESENKDAKRFNCVQRGHQNSLEMMPLFFVTVLLGGLQHPVVAAALGVLYTVARFFYFKGYATGVPDNRLKLGGLNFLAIIGLILCTASFGINLVIREAI; from the exons ATGGCGGTGTTGGTGGAGCTGACCAAGGAGTACGGCTACGTGGTGCTCACCGTGGTGGCCTACGCCTTCCTCAACTTCTGGATGAGCTTCCAGGTCGGCGCCGCCCGCAAGAA GTACAAGGTGTTCTACCCCACGCTGTACGCCATCGAGTCGGAGAACAAGGACGCCAAGCGCTTCAACTGCGTCCAG AGGGGGCACCAGAACTCGCTGGAGATGATGCCGCTCTTCTTCGTCACGGTGCTGCTCGGTGGCCTGCAGCACCCGGTGGTCGCCGCCGCGCTGGGGGTCCTCTACACAGTCGCCAGGTTCTTCTACTTCAAGGGCTACGCCACCGGCGTCCCGGACAACCGCCTCAAGCTTGG GGGGCTCAACTTCTTGGCGATCATCGGGCTGATCCTCTGCACGGCGTCCTTCGGCATCAACCTTGTCATCAGGGAGGCGATCTGA
- the LOC119289190 gene encoding basic blue protein-like, giving the protein MAGGRGGARRGAVAVAAAALAVACCCVGVASAATYYVGDVGGWSLSSGSWPNGKQFRAGDVLVFKYNPLMHNVVAVGEDGYNGCTTPAGSRTYESGNDAVTLARGANRFMCTRFYHCNFGMKMVVNAA; this is encoded by the exons ATGGCCGGGGGAAGAGGCGGTGCAAGGCGaggcgccgtcgccgtcgccgccgcggcgcTCGCCGTCGCGTGCTGCTGCGTGGGCGTCGCCAGCGCGGCCACCTACTACGTCGGCGACGTCGGCGGCTGGTCCCTCAGCAGCGGGAGCTGGCCCAACGGGAAGCAGTTCCGCGCCGGCGACGTCCTCG TGTTCAAGTACAACCCGCTGATGCACAACGTGGTGGCGGTGGGCGAGGACGGGTACAACGGGTGCACCACGCCGGCGGGGTCGAGGACCTACGAGTCCGGCAACGACGCCGTCACGCTGGCCAGGGGCGCCAACCGCTTCATGTGCACCCGCTTCTACCACTGCAACTTCGGGATGAAGATGGTCGTCAACGCCGCCTGA
- the LOC119286909 gene encoding chemocyanin-like, translating to MAQGSGGATAVLALLLLCVLLHGDFAESKVYTVGDRAGWALSSGGWPRGKRFRAGDVLLFKYGRGAHNVVAVNAAGYKSCSAARGGRTYNSGSDRVTLARGTNYFICSVPGHCQAGMKMAVTAA from the exons ATGGCGCAGGGAAGCGGCGGTGCGACCGCCGTGCTCGCGCTGCTCCTCCTCTGCGTGCTCCTCCACGGCGACTTCGCCGAGTCCAAGGTGTACACCGTCGGCGACCGCGCCGGCTGGGCCCTCAGCTCCGGCGGCTGGCCCAGGGGCAAGCGCTTCCGCGCCGGCGACGTGCTGC TGTTCAAGTACGGGCGCGGGGCGCACAACGTGGTGGCGGTGAACGCGGCGGGGTACAAGTCGTGCAgcgcggcgaggggcggccggACGTACAACTCCGGCAGCGACCGCGTCACGCTCGCCCGCGGCACCAACTACTTCATCTGCAGCGTCCCCGGCCACTGCCAGGCCGGCATGAAGATGGCCGTCACCGCCGCATGA